From the genome of Danio aesculapii chromosome 16, fDanAes4.1, whole genome shotgun sequence, one region includes:
- the ccka gene encoding cholecystokinin a, with translation MNAGLCVCVLLAALSTSSCLSLPVHSEDGAQSNVGSAAGHTRHTRAAPPAGQINLLTKPEDGEEPRSSLTELLARIISTKGSYRRSPAANSRSMGASHRIKDRDYLGWMDFGRRSAEEYEYSS, from the exons atGAACGCTGGACTCTGTGTATGTGTCCTGCTGGCTGCTCTCTCCACCAGCAGCTGCCTTTCCCTCCCTGTACATTCAGAGGATGGAGCTCAGTCTAATGTGGGCTCCGCAGCGGGACACACGCGCCACACCCGcgcagcgccacctgctggacaaATTAACCTGCTGACCAAACCAGAGGACGGCGAAGAACCTCGCAGCAGCCTGACCGAACTACTGGCCAGAATCATCTCAACCAAAG GCTCATACCGCAGAAGTCCCGCTGCGAACAGCAGGTCCATGGGTGCATCTCACAGAATAAAGGACAGGGATTACCTGGGATGGATGGATTTTGGCCGACGGAGCGCCGAGGAGTATGAATACTCCTCATAA